A window of the Brassica oleracea var. oleracea cultivar TO1000 chromosome C1, BOL, whole genome shotgun sequence genome harbors these coding sequences:
- the LOC106337103 gene encoding glycine-rich cell wall structural protein 1-like, whose protein sequence is MAMSFSSLTNLVLFCAATLLLVHAGARNLQQTQTLPVHGAASPTKAESPTFNAPLDDRKNFIVGGAAGVGGFMGMPGGTGMTLPLPSGTPLLGGSGAFGGLGGAMGFPGVGANGGGSVSGGGLVSP, encoded by the exons ATGGCCATGAGTTTCTCATCACTCACCAATCTCGTGCTTTTCTGTGCAGCTACGTTGCTTCTGGTCCACGCAGGTGCTCGCAACTTGCAGCAAACTCAGACTCTACCTGTTCATGGAGCTGCTTCTCCTACCAAAGCTGAGTCTCCTACCTTCAATGCCCCTCTAGACGACCGTAAGAATTTCATAGTGGGCGGTGCTGCAGGAGTTGGGGGATTCATGGGGATGCCTGGTGGAACTGGTATGACGTTGCCGCTTCCATCCGGGACACC GCTTCTTGGTGGCTCCGGTGCGTTTGGTGGTTTGGGCGGTGCAATGGGTTTTCCTGGTGTTGGAGCTAATGGTGGAGGTTCAGTTTCAGGAGGTGGTCTAGTGTCTCCATGA
- the LOC106325184 gene encoding paired amphipathic helix protein Sin3-like 2, translating into MTTQQHRYKSSRVRNEEEIRFKEKGMVKKKKKNALELWSIFKERLTPTDLKTLTSLLIDSNRRRIDKTQLIASALVLFKKDDFLHRCFTDFLNKPQEEDEEEDEDKALSEVEAESLKNFCKMVSKGLGPSELLELVSSVKDFGKKKIKLSQFRKSLSLLFKNNGQEDERGKTQQNVQDTGLELEEGEIREDGLGVRAKVGNKSKEDQKIGADAAEIRVSEERELVKDVTHGLDKMDLEGKKRRLLQTTERSLKKARTSSRQLERVTPSYKLIPEEEQCPVSNKVLNNKYAVMQFKGASRRKKLSKYEEAVARCEEDMFESDMLMEALKSAVESAEQVIKEEMSLENLGVKFYRCIERLYRGDMFAVVREDHKTVLPVILIRLKQKLDAVRVAREIWIPMWKQVFEDNTIKQRESTTFRRR; encoded by the coding sequence ATGACTACTCAACAGCATCGTTATAAGAGTAGTCGCGTGCGTAACGAGGAAGAAATAAGATTCAAAGAGAAAGGGATGGTGAAGAAGAAGAAGAAGAACGCGCTCGAGTTATGGAGTATCTTCAAAGAGAGACTAACTCCGACGGATTTGAAGACGCTCACCTCCTTGCTGATAGATTCTAACCGCAGAAGAATCGACAAGACCCAACTCATTGCATCTGCTCTGGTTTTGTTCAAGAAGGACGACTTTCTTCATCGATGCTTCACAGATTTTCTCAACAAGCCTCAAGAAGAAGATGAAGAAGAGGATGAAGATAAAGCACTCAGTGAGGTTGAGGCTGAGTCGCTCAAGAACTTCTGTAAGATGGTCAGTAAGGGACTGGGTCCTTCCGAGTTGCTAGAGTTAGTCTCCTCCGTTAAAGACTTTGGTAAGAAAAAAATCAAACTCAGCCAGTTTCGTAAGTCTCTTTCACTTTTGTTCAAAAACAATGGTCAAGAAGATGAACGTGGAAAGACCCAACAAAACGTTCAAGATACGGGTCTTGAACTTGAAGAAGGTGAAATACGAGAAGATGGTCTTGGGGTTAGGGCTAAAGTAGGTAACAAGTCGAAAGAAGATCAAAAGATTGGAGCCGATGCTGCTGAGATTAGGGTTTCTGAGGAGCGAGAGTTGGTGAAAGACGTAACGCATGGCTTAGACAAGATGGATTTGGAAGGAAAGAAGAGAAGACTATTGCAAACTACTGAGAGGTCTCTGAAGAAAGCAAGAACCTCGTCAAGGCAGTTAGAACGAGTGACACCGAGCTATAAGCTTATCCCTGAGGAAGAACAGTGTCCTGTCTCAAACAAGGTACTGAACAACAAGTACGCTGTGATGCAATTTAAAGGTGCTTCGAGACGTAAGAAACTGAGCAAGTACGAAGAAGCAGTGGCGAGATGCGAAGAGGACATGTTTGAGAGTGATATGTTGATGGAAGCTCTGAAAAGCGCAGTGGAGAGTGCGGAACAAGTTATAAAGGAGGAGATGAGCCTGGAAAATCTTGGTGTGAAGTTCTACAGATGCATCGAAAGGCTATACCGTGGAGATATGTTTGCAGTTGTAAGAGAAGACCACAAGACGGTTTTGCCTGTGATCTTAATCAGGCTGAAGCAGAAGCTGGATGCGGTCAGAGTTGCTCGGGAAATATGGATCCCTATGTGGAAGCAAGTCTTTGAAGATAACACTATAAAGCAAAGAGAATCTACTACATTTAGACGGCGATAA